A window of Xylophilus sp. GW821-FHT01B05 contains these coding sequences:
- a CDS encoding SDR family oxidoreductase encodes MSQQEVSVVTGASAGIGRAIAEALLAQGRTVVNLDYNQPDWSHERLVSFQADLTNEEQTRARATEIAAQYRVVALVNNAGATRPGTIDTATSAQLDDVVGLHLRAPMLLAQAFLPALRACGHGRIVNMSSRAALGKADRIVYSATKAGMIGMTRTMAMELGRDGITVNAIGPGPIATDLFRKSNPEGAPQTQRILDGIAVGRMGTAEDVARAALFFLAPENGFVTGQILYVCGGVTLGQAPV; translated from the coding sequence ATGAGCCAACAAGAAGTCTCCGTGGTCACCGGCGCCAGCGCCGGCATTGGCCGTGCCATTGCCGAAGCACTGCTGGCGCAGGGCCGCACCGTGGTCAACCTGGACTACAACCAACCCGACTGGAGCCACGAGCGCCTGGTGTCCTTCCAGGCGGATCTGACCAACGAGGAGCAGACCCGCGCCCGCGCCACCGAGATCGCCGCGCAATACCGCGTCGTGGCCCTGGTCAACAACGCCGGCGCCACGCGCCCCGGCACCATAGACACAGCCACCAGCGCCCAACTGGACGACGTGGTCGGCCTGCACCTGCGTGCACCGATGCTGCTGGCGCAGGCCTTCCTGCCGGCGCTGCGCGCCTGCGGGCATGGCCGCATCGTCAACATGTCTTCGCGCGCAGCGCTGGGCAAGGCGGACCGCATCGTCTACTCGGCCACCAAGGCCGGCATGATCGGCATGACCCGCACCATGGCCATGGAGCTGGGCCGCGACGGCATCACCGTCAACGCCATCGGCCCGGGCCCCATCGCCACCGACCTGTTCCGCAAGAGCAACCCCGAAGGCGCACCGCAGACGCAGCGCATCCTCGATGGCATTGCGGTGGGCCGCATGGGCACGGCAGAAGACGTGGCGCGCGCCGCGCTGTTCTTTCTGGCGCCTGAGAACGGTTTTGTCACTGGCCAGATCCTGTACGTGTGCGGCGGTGTCACCCTCGGTCAAGCACCGGTCTGA
- a CDS encoding tripartite tricarboxylate transporter substrate binding protein, with amino-acid sequence MSFSIRSSAALPRRAVLLGAAAATLAAMPAFAQQAWPAAKPITIIVPFAAGGTTDILARIVGLHLGTELGQQVIVDNRAGAGGNIGGQLVARSPADGYTLLMGTVGTHAINQSLYKKMPFDPIKDFAPISRVANVPNLLVANPQQPFKTVPELIAYAKANPGKVNFGSSGNGSSIHLSGELFKSMAKVDMVHVPYKGSAPAVTDLLGNQIAIMFDNLPSSIQYVRSGKLRPIAVTTAKRSPELPDVPTIAEAGVPGYEATSWFGLLAPAKTPKAIVDRIDAALIKVLANPDVKKRLSEQGAEPYAETPEQFAAFIKTETAKWGKVVQESGASLD; translated from the coding sequence ATGTCCTTCTCCATCCGTTCCTCCGCGGCGCTGCCGCGTCGCGCCGTGCTGCTTGGCGCTGCTGCCGCCACCCTGGCCGCCATGCCGGCGTTTGCCCAGCAGGCCTGGCCTGCGGCCAAGCCCATCACCATCATCGTGCCCTTCGCTGCGGGCGGCACCACCGACATCCTGGCGCGCATCGTCGGCCTGCACCTGGGCACCGAGCTGGGCCAGCAGGTCATCGTCGACAACCGCGCCGGCGCGGGCGGCAACATTGGTGGCCAACTGGTGGCACGCTCGCCGGCTGACGGCTACACGCTGCTCATGGGCACCGTGGGCACGCATGCGATCAACCAGTCGCTCTACAAGAAGATGCCCTTTGACCCGATCAAGGACTTTGCACCGATCTCGCGCGTGGCCAACGTGCCCAACCTGCTGGTGGCCAACCCACAGCAGCCGTTCAAGACCGTGCCCGAGCTGATCGCCTACGCCAAGGCCAACCCGGGCAAGGTCAACTTCGGTTCCTCGGGCAATGGCAGTTCCATCCACCTGTCGGGTGAGCTGTTCAAGAGCATGGCCAAGGTCGACATGGTCCATGTGCCCTACAAGGGCAGCGCGCCGGCCGTGACCGACCTGCTGGGCAACCAGATCGCCATCATGTTCGACAACCTGCCTTCGTCCATCCAGTACGTGCGCTCGGGCAAGCTGCGCCCGATCGCCGTGACCACGGCCAAGCGCTCGCCCGAGCTGCCCGACGTGCCGACCATCGCCGAAGCCGGCGTGCCGGGCTATGAGGCCACCTCGTGGTTCGGCCTGCTGGCCCCGGCCAAGACGCCCAAGGCCATCGTCGACAGGATCGATGCCGCGTTGATCAAGGTGCTGGCCAACCCCGACGTGAAGAAGCGCCTGAGCGAGCAGGGCGCCGAGCCCTACGCCGAGACGCCCGAGCAGTTCGCCGCCTTCATCAAGACCGAGACCGCCAAGTGGGGCAAGGTGGTGCAGGAGTCGGGCGCCAGCCTGGACTGA